The DNA window AGGATGCGTCCGTCGGCGGTGCCCTTGGGCACCCGAACCCCGACCTTGCCGTCCAGCGTGGGAACCGAAATGGTTGAGCCCAAAGCCAACTCGGTGAAGCTGACCGGAACGGTCACGGTGAGGTCGTCGCCGTCGCGGCCGAACACCTTGTCCGGGCGCACATGCACGGTCACGTACAAGTCACCCGACGGCGCACCGCGCAACCCGGCTTCACCCTGGCCGGGCAGCCGGATGCGCTGCCCGTCCTCCACGCCAGGCGGGATCCGCACGTTGATGGTGCGGGTGCGGGTGGTGACGCCGGTGCCCTTGCACTCGTCGCAGGGGTGCTCGATGATCGAGCCGCTGCCCCGGCAATCGGTGCAGGGTTCGGAGAAGCCGAACGCGCCCTGGTTGCGGTTGATCACCCCGGAACCGTTGCAGGTGGGACAAACTTTCGGGCTGGTGCCCGGCCGCGCGCCACTGCCGTGGCAGTTGGTGCACGGCGCCGGACTGGTCAGCCGCAACGGCATCGCCACACCCTTGGCGGCCTCGACGAAATCCAGCTGGGTTTCGGTCTCGAGGTCGTTGCCGCGGCGCGGCCGGCTGGGACGGGCACCCGAACCCCGCCCGAACAACCCGCCGAACAGGTCGCCGATGTTGGTGCCGCCGCTGCGGCCGGCGGCGTCGAACAGATCGTTGAGGTTGAATTCAGCGCCGTCACCGCCGACGT is part of the Mycobacterium mantenii genome and encodes:
- the dnaJ gene encoding molecular chaperone DnaJ, with product MAQREWVEKDFYKELGVSSDASPEEIKRAYRKLARDLHPDANPDNPAAGERFKAVSEAHNVLSDPAKRKEYDETRRLFAGGGFGGRRFDTGGFGGFNVGGDGAEFNLNDLFDAAGRSGGTNIGDLFGGLFGRGSGARPSRPRRGNDLETETQLDFVEAAKGVAMPLRLTSPAPCTNCHGSGARPGTSPKVCPTCNGSGVINRNQGAFGFSEPCTDCRGSGSIIEHPCDECKGTGVTTRTRTINVRIPPGVEDGQRIRLPGQGEAGLRGAPSGDLYVTVHVRPDKVFGRDGDDLTVTVPVSFTELALGSTISVPTLDGKVGVRVPKGTADGRILRVRGRGVPKRSGGNGDLLVTVKVAVPPNLEGAAQEALEAYAAAERSSGFDPRAGWAGNR